The Psychrosphaera ytuae genome includes a region encoding these proteins:
- a CDS encoding DNA-3-methyladenine glycosylase I, with protein sequence MSSETLKNLESFEDIIARAAERKGGRSIVMAMAGANEPKIDVSKIPDDRWLAQFSKQIFQSGFVWRVVEQKWPGFEDTFFNFDIEKMLMMHDEMWEQKCKDERIIRNGKKVMTIKDNAQMIYEVAADHGSFGRFVAKWPKDDVIGLWNYLKKHGARLGGNTGPYALRFLGVDTFLISRDNEAYFRAYKLIDGGINTKKSQSTIQACFNHWQAETGLSFNALSRILSFSVGDNVVGIR encoded by the coding sequence ATGTCATCTGAAACCTTAAAAAACTTAGAGTCCTTTGAGGACATTATTGCCCGCGCCGCTGAGCGCAAAGGCGGTCGCTCTATTGTGATGGCTATGGCAGGTGCTAACGAGCCGAAAATCGATGTCAGCAAAATTCCTGACGACCGGTGGCTCGCACAATTTAGCAAACAGATATTTCAAAGCGGCTTTGTGTGGCGTGTCGTCGAGCAAAAATGGCCTGGTTTTGAGGACACCTTTTTTAATTTCGACATCGAAAAAATGCTGATGATGCACGACGAGATGTGGGAACAAAAATGCAAAGATGAACGCATTATCCGCAACGGCAAAAAAGTCATGACCATCAAAGACAATGCCCAAATGATCTATGAAGTCGCTGCAGATCACGGTTCATTTGGTCGTTTTGTCGCTAAGTGGCCAAAAGACGATGTGATTGGGCTGTGGAATTACCTCAAAAAACACGGCGCTCGCCTTGGTGGAAATACTGGTCCTTATGCCCTTCGTTTTTTGGGTGTGGATACTTTTTTAATAAGTCGTGACAATGAAGCTTATTTTAGGGCTTACAAGCTGATTGACGGTGGCATTAACACTAAAAAATCCCAAAGCACCATTCAAGCCTGTTTTAACCACTGGCAAGCCGAAACTGGCTTGTCTTTCAATGCTTTGAGCCGTATTTTGTCGTTTTCAGTTGGTGATAACGTGGTGGGAATTCGTTGA
- the prlC gene encoding oligopeptidase A, which translates to MSESVNPLLVESPLPAFSQIKPEHVKPAIEALIKDCKKAIETAVSADKHTWQTLVEDVERADNILSKAWSPVSHMNSVISSDELREAYESCLPMLSEYGTWVGQHKGLFEAYQAFAQSAEFDTLSGSQKKVVTNALRDFKLSGIDLAPEQQKRYGEIQSRLSELSSQFSNNVLDATHAWQKVITDESELAGLPDSAKAAAKQMAEHKELDGWLFTLDFPSYLPVMTYSDNAKLREEMYTAFTTRASEQGPNAGEFDNTQIMEEIMALRHEVSNLLGFDSYAHKSVETKMAESPEQVLGFLNELAEKSVPQAKKEVEELRQFAQQEFGVDTLNPWDYAYYGEKLKQARYAISDEQLRPYFPADKVLSGLFTTVNKLFGITVKPHHDTVDVWHKDVQFFDIFDDEEEYRGSFFLDLYAREKKRGGAWMDDCQGRIKFSTGDLQNPIAYLTCNFNQPIGDQPALFTHDEVVTLFHEFGHGIHHMLTQVDEAAVSGINGVAWDAVELPSQFLENWCYEEEALAFISGHFETGEPLPKDLLDKMLAAKNFQSAMMMVRQLEFSLFDFRIHHEYSPEQGARIQEILDQVRSKVAVVVPPKTNRFQHSFGHIFAGGYAAGYYSYKWAEVLSADAFAKFEEDGIFNQTTGHRFLTNILERGGSQEPMELFKAFRGREPQIDALLRHSGIETESQAA; encoded by the coding sequence ATGTCCGAATCAGTCAATCCATTATTAGTTGAAAGCCCATTACCCGCCTTCTCACAAATCAAACCTGAGCACGTCAAACCAGCAATCGAAGCACTTATAAAGGATTGCAAAAAGGCCATCGAAACTGCCGTCAGTGCTGACAAACACACTTGGCAAACACTCGTCGAAGATGTTGAGCGAGCTGATAACATTCTTTCAAAGGCGTGGTCTCCGGTATCACACATGAACTCGGTGATCAGCAGTGATGAACTTCGCGAAGCTTACGAGTCGTGTTTACCAATGTTAAGTGAGTACGGAACTTGGGTTGGCCAGCACAAAGGCTTGTTTGAGGCGTATCAAGCGTTTGCACAGTCAGCCGAGTTCGACACTTTGTCTGGCTCACAAAAGAAAGTTGTCACCAATGCATTACGTGACTTTAAATTGTCGGGCATCGATTTGGCACCGGAACAACAAAAGCGCTATGGCGAAATTCAATCGCGTTTGTCTGAACTAAGTTCACAGTTCAGCAACAACGTTTTAGATGCTACCCACGCGTGGCAAAAAGTCATCACCGATGAATCTGAGCTAGCAGGCCTTCCGGATTCAGCAAAAGCCGCTGCAAAACAAATGGCTGAACACAAAGAGTTAGACGGCTGGTTATTTACGCTTGATTTCCCAAGTTATTTACCAGTGATGACGTATTCAGATAATGCCAAACTGCGTGAAGAAATGTACACAGCCTTTACCACTCGAGCATCTGAACAAGGCCCAAACGCAGGTGAGTTTGACAATACTCAAATAATGGAAGAGATCATGGCATTGCGTCACGAAGTCTCCAATTTATTGGGGTTTGACTCTTACGCACATAAATCGGTCGAAACTAAAATGGCCGAATCTCCTGAACAAGTACTTGGCTTTTTAAATGAACTAGCAGAAAAATCGGTTCCACAAGCCAAAAAAGAAGTCGAAGAACTACGTCAATTTGCTCAACAAGAATTTGGTGTAGATACATTAAATCCATGGGACTATGCCTACTACGGTGAAAAGCTAAAACAAGCGCGTTACGCCATTTCTGATGAGCAATTGCGCCCTTATTTTCCAGCAGACAAAGTACTTTCTGGTTTGTTTACCACGGTTAACAAGCTGTTTGGCATAACCGTCAAGCCTCATCACGACACGGTCGATGTTTGGCACAAAGACGTTCAGTTTTTTGACATTTTTGATGATGAAGAAGAGTACCGTGGTAGCTTTTTCCTAGACCTTTATGCCCGTGAGAAAAAGCGCGGTGGAGCTTGGATGGACGACTGCCAAGGTCGAATCAAATTTTCGACTGGAGATTTGCAAAATCCAATCGCATATTTGACCTGTAACTTCAATCAGCCAATTGGCGACCAACCAGCGCTATTTACCCACGACGAAGTTGTGACCCTGTTCCACGAGTTTGGCCACGGCATTCATCACATGCTGACTCAAGTAGATGAAGCAGCGGTATCTGGTATCAATGGTGTCGCTTGGGATGCCGTAGAGCTACCAAGTCAATTCTTAGAAAACTGGTGTTATGAAGAAGAGGCCCTTGCTTTTATCTCTGGCCATTTTGAAACCGGCGAGCCGCTACCAAAAGATTTGTTAGATAAAATGCTAGCGGCCAAGAACTTCCAATCAGCAATGATGATGGTTCGTCAGCTTGAGTTCAGTCTTTTTGATTTTCGTATTCACCATGAGTACTCACCTGAGCAAGGTGCTCGAATTCAAGAGATTTTGGATCAAGTAAGATCAAAAGTCGCCGTCGTCGTGCCACCTAAAACAAACCGTTTTCAGCACAGCTTTGGTCATATTTTTGCGGGTGGTTATGCTGCCGGCTATTACAGCTACAAATGGGCTGAAGTACTGTCTGCCGATGCGTTTGCTAAATTCGAAGAAGACGGTATTTTCAATCAAACGACAGGCCATAGATTCTTAACCAACATCCTAGAGCGTGGTGGTAGCCAAGAACCAATGGAACTGTTCAAAGCGTTCAGAGGACGCGAACCTCAGATTGATGCTCTATTGCGTCACTCTGGTATCGAAACTGAATCGCAGGCAGCGTAA
- a CDS encoding cupin-like domain-containing protein, whose product MLTPETVVLTPQDDLTSWLKGRTRPLVIKGALANWPSVRVAVNTDSNCEKKRAELNDNIEYLKQFATQQPVFVNESLNNSPRFFYDETLSNKNFAQTPQSFDEFLSHLMTYKETEKNSTYRYMASTSVDYCLPGWATEHPLNLELDNPLISAWLGTPSIAATHFDVPDNLACNVFGRRRFTLFPPEQIANLYIGPIDYTPAGQPVSLVDLTNPDFERFPKFKTALQHAYQVELEPGDALFIPSMWWHNVEALERVNLLINYWWQDVGAHVGQPMDAIKHALLSVKPLSKEQKQAWLTMIEYWLLNDDWEHIPESVRGSLAEMDEKTARYLRTELLKNLNR is encoded by the coding sequence ATGCTCACTCCAGAGACGGTTGTTTTAACTCCTCAAGATGATTTAACCTCTTGGTTAAAAGGCCGTACTCGTCCGCTTGTCATTAAAGGCGCTTTAGCCAATTGGCCAAGCGTCAGAGTTGCCGTTAATACTGATTCTAATTGTGAAAAAAAACGCGCTGAACTTAACGACAACATTGAATATTTAAAACAATTTGCAACTCAGCAGCCTGTCTTTGTGAACGAGTCACTGAACAACTCGCCGCGTTTTTTTTATGACGAAACTCTGAGCAACAAAAACTTTGCGCAAACACCACAATCGTTCGATGAGTTTTTGTCACACCTGATGACATATAAAGAAACTGAAAAAAACTCGACCTACCGATATATGGCTTCGACGAGTGTGGATTATTGTTTACCCGGTTGGGCTACTGAACACCCTCTTAACCTAGAGCTGGACAATCCTCTCATTTCAGCGTGGCTAGGGACACCGTCTATCGCTGCCACTCATTTTGATGTCCCTGACAACCTTGCGTGTAATGTGTTCGGTCGACGTAGATTTACCTTATTTCCACCGGAACAAATTGCTAATTTGTATATTGGACCCATCGACTATACTCCTGCAGGACAACCCGTCAGTCTTGTCGATTTAACGAATCCAGATTTTGAACGATTCCCAAAATTCAAAACAGCGTTACAACATGCGTATCAAGTTGAATTAGAACCAGGTGACGCACTGTTTATTCCAAGTATGTGGTGGCATAACGTCGAGGCACTTGAGCGCGTAAACCTACTGATTAATTACTGGTGGCAAGATGTAGGCGCCCACGTCGGACAGCCAATGGATGCAATCAAGCACGCTTTATTGAGTGTCAAACCACTCTCGAAAGAACAAAAGCAAGCTTGGTTAACCATGATAGAATATTGGTTGTTGAACGATGATTGGGAGCACATTCCAGAATCAGTTCGTGGAAGTCTTGCTGAGATGGATGAAAAAACAGCTCGGTACTTACGTACCGAGCTGCTCAAAAATTTAAACCGATAA
- the gorA gene encoding glutathione-disulfide reductase has protein sequence MTTHFDYIAIGGGSGGIASANRAAMRGAKVALVEAKAMGGTCVNVGCVPKKAMWFGAQVAEAIHKYSPDYGFDVTVNNFDWAKLVESREAYIKRIHGSYDRVLANNNVTVINGFAKFVDAKTIEVDGVQYTADHIAITTGGRPTWPEIEGAELGIDSDGFFALNEQPKRTVVVGAGYIAVELAGVLNSLGTETKLAVRKHAPLRNFDDMITTTLVEMLEQDGIELLTNSTPKKVEKQADGSLVLEFENGNKVETDCVIWAIGRTPSTDKINIEATGVERDAYGYIPVNEHHETNVPGIYALGDIIGKVELTPVAVKAGRILAERLFNGMTDVVMDYTNVPTVVFSHPAIGTMGLTEEQAIAQYGKENVKVYNSSFAAMYTAVTEHRQMTKMKLVCAGDNERVVGLHGIGLGMDEILQGFGVAIKMGATKADFDACVAIHPTSAEEYVTMR, from the coding sequence ATGACGACACATTTTGACTATATCGCAATTGGTGGCGGTAGCGGCGGTATTGCATCGGCAAATCGCGCGGCGATGCGTGGCGCAAAGGTTGCGTTGGTAGAAGCGAAAGCAATGGGTGGCACTTGCGTTAACGTGGGCTGTGTACCTAAAAAAGCCATGTGGTTTGGTGCGCAAGTAGCCGAAGCAATTCACAAGTACAGCCCGGATTATGGTTTTGATGTGACGGTAAATAACTTTGACTGGGCCAAGCTAGTTGAAAGCCGCGAAGCTTATATCAAGCGAATTCACGGTTCTTATGATCGTGTATTAGCGAACAATAATGTGACGGTAATTAACGGTTTTGCAAAGTTTGTTGACGCCAAAACGATTGAAGTAGACGGTGTGCAGTACACGGCGGACCATATTGCAATCACTACCGGTGGCCGTCCTACTTGGCCAGAAATTGAAGGCGCTGAGTTAGGTATTGATTCAGATGGTTTCTTTGCTTTGAATGAACAACCAAAACGCACAGTCGTAGTCGGTGCCGGTTATATTGCCGTTGAATTAGCAGGTGTACTCAACAGCTTAGGTACAGAAACTAAGTTAGCGGTTCGCAAACACGCACCACTGCGTAATTTTGATGACATGATCACCACGACTTTGGTCGAAATGTTAGAGCAAGATGGCATTGAATTACTGACAAACAGCACACCGAAAAAAGTAGAAAAGCAAGCTGATGGCAGTCTTGTACTTGAGTTCGAAAATGGCAACAAGGTCGAAACGGACTGTGTCATTTGGGCCATTGGTCGTACACCAAGCACGGACAAAATTAACATCGAAGCAACAGGCGTTGAGCGTGATGCGTATGGTTATATCCCGGTTAATGAACACCACGAAACCAATGTTCCGGGTATTTATGCCTTAGGTGACATCATTGGTAAAGTTGAGCTGACTCCGGTTGCAGTTAAAGCAGGCCGTATCCTAGCTGAGCGTTTGTTTAATGGTATGACAGATGTAGTGATGGACTACACCAATGTCCCGACAGTGGTATTCAGCCACCCGGCAATTGGTACTATGGGTCTGACAGAAGAGCAGGCGATTGCTCAATATGGCAAAGAAAACGTGAAAGTATATAACTCAAGCTTTGCCGCTATGTATACAGCTGTCACAGAGCACCGTCAAATGACCAAGATGAAACTTGTGTGTGCGGGAGACAACGAGCGCGTTGTTGGTTTGCATGGCATTGGTCTTGGTATGGATGAGATCCTACAAGGCTTTGGCGTTGCGATTAAGATGGGGGCGACTAAAGCAGACTTTGATGCGTGTGTGGCTATACACCCGACTAGTGCGGAAGAATACGTAACTATGCGCTAA
- a CDS encoding class I SAM-dependent methyltransferase produces the protein MKFYHWQSAPLEIIELADKFGWQKMSHQPVYQKGQNELHAVFDDDKLCLTIDGKSKISVDFVSGANAHRHKFGGGKGQAIAKAAGLNKGATPSVLDATAGMGKDAFVLASLGCKVTLVERQIPVYMMLVDGFRRAREDDSLPWFDERMSLINAPSQEALANAIEQKHQYDVVYLDPMFPHREKSAAVKKDMAIFQTFVGTDDDADELLPLAYELASKRVVVKRPDYAPFLNNQTPSTKIETKKNRFDVYVKAAMK, from the coding sequence ATGAAATTTTATCATTGGCAGTCAGCACCGTTAGAAATCATTGAACTGGCAGATAAGTTTGGTTGGCAGAAAATGAGCCACCAGCCTGTGTATCAAAAAGGTCAAAACGAGCTACACGCCGTATTCGATGATGACAAGCTTTGTCTGACGATCGATGGCAAAAGCAAAATTTCGGTTGATTTTGTTAGCGGTGCGAATGCGCATAGACATAAGTTTGGTGGTGGCAAAGGCCAGGCTATTGCTAAAGCCGCCGGACTTAACAAAGGCGCTACTCCTTCAGTGCTTGATGCAACAGCAGGGATGGGTAAAGACGCGTTTGTACTGGCCTCGCTTGGCTGTAAGGTAACTTTAGTCGAGCGCCAAATCCCGGTTTATATGATGTTAGTCGACGGCTTTAGACGAGCACGAGAAGATGACTCGTTACCTTGGTTTGACGAACGAATGAGCCTGATCAATGCGCCTTCTCAAGAGGCGTTAGCTAATGCCATTGAACAAAAACATCAATATGACGTGGTGTATCTCGACCCAATGTTTCCGCATCGAGAAAAGTCCGCCGCCGTCAAAAAAGACATGGCGATATTTCAAACGTTTGTTGGTACCGATGATGATGCCGATGAGTTATTGCCATTAGCGTACGAGCTGGCATCTAAACGTGTTGTGGTGAAAAGACCCGACTATGCGCCATTTTTAAATAATCAAACGCCGAGCACAAAAATCGAAACCAAAAAGAACCGCTTCGACGTATATGTAAAAGCAGCAATGAAATAA